A genomic stretch from Acidimicrobiia bacterium includes:
- a CDS encoding helix-turn-helix domain-containing protein has translation MAEDYPPILDAAQVAELLGMNVQMVRMYAREGRIPAYRLPGGRAFKFFRDEVFEFLKAHPATDVREEDEVSVEE, from the coding sequence GTGGCTGAGGACTATCCGCCGATTCTGGACGCTGCGCAAGTGGCTGAATTGCTCGGAATGAACGTGCAAATGGTGCGGATGTATGCCCGCGAAGGCCGCATTCCTGCCTACCGCCTTCCGGGTGGTCGGGCATTCAAGTTCTTCCGTGATGAGGTCTTCGAGTTCCTCAAAGCACATCCGGCGACCGATGTTCGGGAGGAGGACGAAGTCAGCGTTGAAGAGTGA
- the deoD gene encoding purine-nucleoside phosphorylase, which produces MPTPHIAAQPGDFAEAILLPGDPLRAEYIAETFLSDAKKVNAVRNMLGFTGTYKDMPVSVMGTGMGIPSSSIYVSELIDQYGVRRLVRVGSCGGISSDVNVRDVIVATGASTDSVVNRARYGGWDYSAIADFNLARTAVLAAEQAGVAVLVGNIHSADLFYNPNPAAFDIMDRMGVLAVEMEAAGIYAAAAERRARALTILTVSDHVRTGESTSSDERERGFDAMAKIALEGLLLDSREAS; this is translated from the coding sequence GTGCCAACCCCACATATCGCGGCCCAACCGGGCGACTTCGCCGAGGCGATTCTGCTCCCCGGCGACCCGCTGAGAGCCGAGTACATCGCGGAAACGTTTCTGTCGGACGCCAAGAAGGTGAACGCAGTCCGAAACATGCTCGGGTTCACCGGCACCTACAAAGACATGCCCGTATCCGTCATGGGAACCGGTATGGGCATTCCGTCCTCCTCTATCTACGTCTCCGAACTCATCGACCAGTACGGTGTTCGACGCCTCGTCCGCGTCGGATCCTGCGGTGGCATCAGCTCGGACGTCAATGTGCGGGACGTCATCGTCGCCACGGGAGCTTCGACCGATTCTGTCGTCAATCGGGCCCGCTACGGTGGCTGGGACTATTCCGCCATCGCCGACTTCAATCTCGCGCGCACCGCGGTTCTGGCTGCCGAGCAGGCAGGTGTCGCCGTCCTGGTTGGCAATATCCACTCAGCCGACCTCTTCTACAACCCCAACCCCGCCGCGTTCGACATCATGGATCGGATGGGTGTGCTTGCCGTCGAGATGGAAGCTGCCGGCATCTACGCTGCGGCCGCCGAACGGCGAGCCAGGGCCCTCACCATCCTGACCGTGTCCGACCATGTCCGGACCGGGGAATCCACCAGCTCCGATGAACGCGAGCGGGGGTTCGACGCGATGGCGAAGATAGCGTTGGAAGGCCTCCTCCTCGACAGCCGGGAAGCCTCCTGA
- a CDS encoding DoxX family protein — MEAIDLGLFILRLAIGAVMIAHGLNHGRNLDSTATWFESIGFRQAKMQAFLAAAGELAIGTGLIFGFLTTFASAGLVATMVVAGVSNHRKAGFFAFNRPIEGWEYVMTLGVVGLTMATIGAGEWSIDNAAGLDFSGWPGFIIGLAGIGAGITQLAVFWRPPAEA; from the coding sequence ATGGAAGCGATTGATCTGGGTCTCTTCATACTTCGGTTGGCGATCGGCGCCGTGATGATTGCCCACGGTTTGAACCACGGACGGAACCTCGACAGCACCGCCACCTGGTTCGAATCCATCGGCTTCCGTCAAGCCAAGATGCAGGCATTCCTAGCAGCAGCCGGGGAGCTGGCAATTGGCACCGGACTCATCTTTGGATTCCTCACGACCTTCGCATCCGCCGGCCTGGTCGCGACGATGGTCGTCGCCGGAGTGTCCAATCACCGCAAGGCGGGTTTCTTCGCATTCAACCGGCCCATCGAGGGATGGGAGTATGTGATGACCCTGGGCGTGGTAGGCCTGACGATGGCGACGATAGGCGCAGGTGAATGGTCGATCGACAACGCCGCCGGCCTCGACTTCTCCGGCTGGCCGGGTTTCATCATCGGTCTGGCCGGTATCGGTGCCGGCATCACCCAGCTGGCAGTCTTCTGGCGGCCTCCGGCCGAAGCTTAG
- a CDS encoding ABC transporter permease — protein MAATNESVERTRITPLHAAKDIAVITRRNLLRNIRLPQLLIFATVQPVMFLLLFNYVFGGAIGGAIPPVAQGEYINWLLPGLLIQVAAFGAGQTALGLTEDLSKGVIDRFRSLPMARSAVLAGRTLSDIIRNGFVITLMVVMGFFMGFRYQTSFIGFFAGLLVAMLFAYALSWIMAAIGLAVKNPEAAQSAVFLPVFPLVFASSVFVPTQTMPEWLRAFAEIQPITVTTNALRGLMLGREALADFGPGINPAQALADASSVGGQVLMSMLWSIGILLVFIPLSVRVYRRTVG, from the coding sequence ATGGCAGCAACAAACGAGAGCGTCGAACGGACGCGGATCACCCCGCTGCACGCCGCCAAGGACATAGCAGTTATCACGAGACGAAACCTGCTGCGCAACATCAGGCTGCCGCAACTGCTGATCTTCGCCACGGTGCAGCCGGTCATGTTCCTGCTGCTCTTCAACTACGTCTTCGGTGGTGCGATAGGTGGGGCGATCCCGCCCGTTGCGCAGGGCGAATACATCAACTGGCTCTTGCCGGGACTGCTGATCCAGGTGGCGGCATTCGGGGCCGGTCAGACGGCACTCGGCCTGACCGAAGATCTGTCGAAGGGCGTGATCGACAGGTTCCGCTCCTTGCCGATGGCCCGGTCGGCCGTTCTGGCAGGACGAACACTCTCGGACATAATCAGAAACGGATTCGTCATCACTCTGATGGTGGTGATGGGCTTCTTCATGGGTTTCCGCTACCAGACCAGCTTCATAGGCTTCTTTGCAGGCCTGCTGGTGGCGATGCTGTTCGCCTACGCCCTGTCGTGGATCATGGCGGCCATCGGCCTGGCAGTGAAGAACCCCGAGGCGGCGCAGTCGGCCGTGTTCCTGCCCGTGTTTCCTCTCGTGTTCGCCAGTTCGGTATTCGTGCCGACGCAGACCATGCCCGAGTGGCTGCGTGCGTTCGCCGAGATACAGCCGATCACCGTCACGACCAACGCCCTACGCGGGTTGATGCTCGGCCGGGAAGCTCTTGCAGACTTCGGACCCGGGATCAATCCGGCCCAGGCGCTTGCGGACGCATCGTCTGTCGGCGGCCAGGTGTTGATGTCCATGCTCTGGTCGATCGGCATCCTGCTCGTCTTCATCCCGTTGTCGGTGCGGGTCTACCGGCGGACGGTCGGGTAG
- a CDS encoding ATPase, T2SS/T4P/T4SS family, protein MTTNAYDLIRKTAVDVIESRKIDPQRDRVAVELVVASVVDDYQRKAHLGDQRALHDPGEMVGRVIRSIVDFGPLTDVLARPDVEEIFIEGARVTYIDGSGQLRAIAVPTTDAENRQVINRLLADTDRHLDTASPIVQARVLADSARMTAVIPPISDQLSATIRRYALRNESLPSLVELGAITSAAAGFLWAIMQTGLSVLISGPPGAGKTSLLSAMMTAAPPTHCLRCCEEVRELHVPIVHGSYYEARPPSLDGGGEISLRDLVKIVLAMRPDRIVVGEVRGAEAFELTRAVNAGCGFACTVHANSAPDALNAIVNAALMAGENVTEPIVRRVFSSSIDFVVHLDRDSLPQAGNDRLRRQVMEIMAVIPAMRDDFSVEPIFVRESIGRPLEWTGVFPSEQTTAIINRSLPHGIDLKAILEGRANPS, encoded by the coding sequence ATGACGACGAATGCATACGACTTGATTCGGAAGACGGCCGTTGACGTCATCGAGAGCCGGAAGATCGATCCTCAGCGAGATCGAGTTGCCGTCGAACTTGTCGTTGCCTCCGTCGTCGACGACTACCAGCGCAAAGCTCATCTTGGGGATCAGCGAGCGCTGCATGATCCGGGGGAGATGGTCGGTCGGGTCATCAGGTCGATCGTGGATTTCGGTCCCCTGACGGATGTGCTGGCCCGGCCCGACGTCGAGGAGATATTCATCGAGGGCGCGCGAGTCACCTATATCGACGGGTCGGGACAGCTGAGAGCGATTGCGGTTCCGACTACCGACGCCGAAAACCGGCAAGTTATAAACCGACTGCTGGCCGACACCGACCGCCATCTCGACACGGCCAGCCCAATCGTCCAGGCCCGCGTGCTGGCGGACTCGGCGAGGATGACCGCCGTCATTCCGCCGATCTCCGATCAGTTGTCCGCGACGATCCGTCGCTATGCGCTGCGGAATGAGTCCCTACCGTCACTGGTGGAGTTGGGGGCGATTACTTCAGCCGCCGCCGGGTTTCTGTGGGCGATCATGCAGACTGGTTTGTCGGTTCTGATCTCCGGCCCACCAGGCGCTGGGAAGACCTCACTGTTGAGCGCCATGATGACGGCCGCACCCCCGACACACTGTCTCCGCTGTTGTGAGGAAGTGCGCGAGTTGCACGTGCCCATCGTCCATGGCTCGTATTACGAGGCGCGGCCGCCGTCGCTGGACGGAGGAGGCGAGATCTCACTTCGTGATCTCGTGAAGATCGTGCTGGCTATGCGTCCCGATCGGATAGTCGTGGGCGAGGTGAGAGGAGCGGAAGCTTTCGAGTTGACCAGGGCGGTCAATGCCGGCTGTGGCTTCGCATGTACGGTCCACGCCAACTCCGCACCCGATGCTCTCAACGCGATCGTGAATGCCGCCTTGATGGCCGGTGAGAACGTGACCGAACCGATCGTGCGAAGGGTGTTCTCCTCGTCTATCGACTTCGTCGTTCACCTCGACCGCGATTCTCTACCGCAGGCCGGTAATGATCGACTCAGGCGGCAGGTGATGGAGATCATGGCTGTCATCCCGGCGATGAGGGATGACTTCTCGGTAGAGCCCATATTCGTTCGTGAATCTATAGGTCGACCTCTCGAGTGGACTGGGGTGTTTCCGTCCGAGCAGACGACGGCAATCATCAATAGGTCGCTTCCGCACGGCATCGACCTCAAGGCGATTCTCGAAGGTCGAGCGAACCCGTCGTGA
- a CDS encoding methyltransferase domain-containing protein, whose protein sequence is MAHPLLPESVKILPGTDVEGEWARFAPFEAMHHLHDICNPMTHEALESLVDRLAPIDGERMIDIACGHGEFLLKAAERAQIEGVGLDLSPWVLTRATERTKGRMLRGSVEWWLGGGASLDDGQQWDVAVSLGASWIWHGFSGTVRALATRTRPGGRIAIGDLRAKAGIDRATLESVIGPETSMTSESDQIEALEAAGLEPVHCYVSPDEGWAGYHRLVIESADTYDGPEPAVDARSMAREWQREFERDRRVLEWTVWVARKPGLSAEL, encoded by the coding sequence ATGGCTCACCCGCTGCTCCCGGAATCGGTGAAGATACTCCCGGGTACCGACGTCGAGGGAGAGTGGGCTCGCTTCGCTCCTTTCGAGGCGATGCATCACCTGCACGACATCTGCAATCCGATGACGCACGAGGCGCTCGAGTCGCTCGTCGACCGTCTGGCTCCCATCGACGGCGAGCGGATGATCGACATCGCCTGCGGACACGGAGAGTTCCTGCTCAAGGCCGCCGAACGGGCTCAGATCGAGGGCGTGGGACTTGATTTGTCGCCATGGGTGCTAACCCGCGCGACCGAACGAACGAAGGGCCGCATGCTGCGTGGCTCGGTCGAATGGTGGCTGGGTGGAGGTGCGTCGCTCGATGACGGGCAGCAGTGGGACGTCGCCGTGAGCCTCGGAGCATCATGGATATGGCATGGATTCAGCGGGACGGTACGGGCACTCGCCACGCGCACGCGACCCGGAGGTCGGATCGCCATCGGCGATCTCCGCGCCAAAGCGGGAATCGACCGGGCAACTCTCGAGTCGGTTATCGGGCCGGAGACATCGATGACCTCAGAGTCCGACCAGATCGAGGCTCTCGAGGCGGCCGGCCTCGAACCGGTCCACTGCTACGTGAGCCCGGATGAGGGTTGGGCTGGATATCACCGGCTCGTGATCGAGTCCGCCGACACGTATGACGGCCCGGAACCCGCCGTCGATGCCAGGAGCATGGCCCGCGAGTGGCAGCGAGAGTTCGAACGGGACCGGCGGGTTCTCGAATGGACTGTGTGGGTGGCGAGGAAGCCGGGTCTCTCGGCCGAGCTGTAG
- the efeU gene encoding iron uptake transporter permease EfeU, translating to MAAFLVMLREGVEAALVVAILLAYLNRLGSRTQIRWVWVGTLSAAFLSLLIGVVIYNTIGALEGRAEELTEGAVAFAAAGLLTWMIFWMGKNARQLRGKLESEAASAVEVGGVAALAAVAFVAVMREGLESALFLISTTVGESASGSQLLGGLLGLLTAIGIGYLMYRGGSRINLRVFFRVTGFLIILFAAGLVSKGVHEFQEAAVLPILVEPLYQLPFGDPDVSTVARFAKTMFGWSPAPSLLMVFSYWAYLLPIGAAFAQMTAAKPQAEVGQASSNATA from the coding sequence ATGGCTGCGTTTCTCGTTATGTTGCGTGAAGGAGTTGAGGCGGCTCTTGTCGTCGCAATCCTGCTCGCTTACCTCAATAGGCTCGGTTCCCGTACTCAAATCCGGTGGGTTTGGGTTGGCACTCTCTCGGCGGCATTCCTTTCGCTCTTGATCGGCGTCGTCATCTACAACACCATCGGAGCGCTCGAAGGTCGCGCCGAGGAGCTCACCGAGGGTGCCGTTGCCTTCGCCGCAGCCGGATTGCTCACCTGGATGATTTTCTGGATGGGCAAGAACGCCCGCCAGCTACGCGGCAAGCTCGAGTCCGAGGCCGCTTCCGCAGTCGAAGTCGGTGGAGTCGCCGCACTGGCCGCAGTCGCGTTCGTGGCTGTGATGAGAGAGGGGCTCGAGTCGGCTCTCTTCCTGATCTCGACCACAGTCGGCGAATCGGCCAGCGGCAGTCAACTCCTCGGAGGTCTCCTCGGCCTGTTGACTGCGATCGGGATCGGATACCTGATGTATCGGGGAGGTAGCCGGATCAACCTGCGCGTCTTCTTCCGGGTCACCGGGTTCCTCATCATCTTGTTCGCCGCCGGCCTCGTGTCGAAGGGAGTCCATGAGTTCCAGGAAGCGGCGGTCCTGCCGATCCTGGTTGAACCTCTTTATCAGCTTCCCTTCGGCGATCCAGATGTGAGCACGGTCGCACGGTTCGCCAAGACGATGTTCGGATGGTCGCCGGCACCTTCGCTGCTCATGGTGTTTTCCTACTGGGCCTACTTGCTGCCCATCGGCGCGGCTTTCGCGCAGATGACCGCGGCGAAGCCGCAGGCCGAGGTGGGGCAGGCGAGCAGTAACGCGACCGCGTAG
- a CDS encoding type II secretion system F family protein, translated as MRSGGIDLLVSIFSGVSAAALAALLVPPARRLAPRVRPYTVISRTNLGRSPDVLSVAVPGPIMGAGVVARLFGPMVVALAGRFGKLVEATGDEGMALKLRQAGLFNDLPEDVRLQEYRIRQLGTTVAASALGGIVGSVVGEGASLAVLLGVLGFVVGATRSRAAVDRAIEERRDRMRIEIYTINQLLAMRIRVGGGVVQAVHQLALRGTGAVVDELGEALRLHRSGMPAAEAFNRIATTTPEAHSARTYALLAAADERGADLGEALLALSEDVREGRREAMKRQATKRRAAMLIPTIVILAPVMLLFVAAPLPSMIFGNL; from the coding sequence ATGAGATCGGGCGGAATCGACCTGTTGGTCTCCATCTTTTCGGGGGTTTCCGCTGCGGCTCTTGCTGCGCTGCTGGTCCCTCCGGCCCGGCGCCTGGCACCGCGAGTGCGGCCGTATACGGTGATCAGTAGGACGAACCTCGGTCGAAGCCCGGACGTTCTGAGCGTGGCGGTTCCAGGGCCGATCATGGGGGCGGGTGTCGTGGCTCGGCTATTCGGCCCCATGGTCGTGGCGCTCGCCGGCCGGTTCGGCAAGCTCGTCGAGGCCACGGGCGACGAGGGGATGGCGCTCAAATTGCGACAGGCCGGACTGTTCAACGACCTGCCGGAGGATGTCCGCCTTCAGGAATATCGCATCCGGCAGCTGGGCACCACTGTCGCGGCCTCAGCACTGGGAGGGATCGTCGGATCGGTCGTTGGAGAGGGCGCTTCGCTGGCGGTTCTTCTTGGGGTTCTCGGTTTTGTCGTCGGTGCGACCCGCTCGCGCGCCGCGGTCGACCGTGCAATTGAGGAACGACGCGATCGGATGAGAATCGAGATCTACACGATCAATCAGCTTCTTGCCATGCGAATCCGGGTCGGGGGCGGAGTAGTGCAGGCTGTTCACCAACTGGCGCTTCGTGGCACCGGCGCCGTGGTCGATGAGCTGGGGGAGGCGCTGAGGCTTCATCGCAGCGGAATGCCGGCTGCTGAGGCGTTCAATCGGATCGCAACAACGACGCCGGAGGCGCACTCGGCCAGAACTTACGCTCTCCTGGCCGCCGCCGATGAGCGGGGGGCCGATCTCGGGGAAGCGTTGCTTGCCCTCAGTGAAGACGTCCGGGAAGGGAGGCGAGAGGCAATGAAGCGGCAGGCGACAAAGCGTCGCGCTGCGATGTTGATTCCGACAATCGTGATTCTGGCGCCCGTGATGCTGTTGTTCGTTGCCGCTCCCCTTCCTTCCATGATCTTTGGGAATCTGTGA
- a CDS encoding SAF domain-containing protein, translated as MKAEGSTRRTSLLGRLSAGHFIMLLAGLLAVLANFAVLRARDESFLVAVADRDLGRGTVATADAFRVVEVQVDSDLLVTLVEAENLAELGGRIAARSIADGELILASDFVAAAAPSERRAMSIPVARVHAAGGMITDADVVDVVAVVDGIAEYIVVAAPVLDVAAPSTTGIGSSGEFYVTVAVDATTALRIAGAMDRGSIEIVRSTGASRPIEMIFPPPSNDLGDETSTSEPDAGT; from the coding sequence ATGAAGGCCGAAGGGTCGACTCGCCGGACCTCACTCCTTGGCCGTCTCTCCGCGGGACATTTCATCATGTTGCTCGCGGGTCTGCTGGCAGTATTGGCGAACTTCGCGGTGCTGCGTGCACGCGATGAGAGTTTCCTCGTTGCGGTCGCCGATAGGGATCTCGGTCGTGGGACGGTTGCGACGGCCGACGCGTTTCGCGTGGTTGAAGTGCAGGTCGATTCTGATCTGTTGGTCACCCTCGTCGAGGCTGAGAACCTGGCCGAGCTGGGGGGCCGGATCGCCGCGCGCTCCATTGCGGACGGTGAGCTGATCCTCGCCTCAGACTTCGTAGCGGCGGCTGCACCGTCGGAGAGGCGGGCGATGAGTATTCCGGTTGCGAGGGTGCATGCCGCCGGGGGAATGATCACGGATGCCGACGTTGTCGACGTTGTCGCGGTCGTGGACGGCATTGCTGAGTACATTGTGGTGGCTGCTCCTGTGCTTGATGTTGCCGCGCCTTCAACAACCGGCATAGGGTCGAGCGGTGAGTTCTACGTCACGGTCGCCGTCGACGCCACGACCGCCCTTCGCATCGCCGGCGCAATGGACCGAGGTTCGATCGAGATCGTTCGGTCGACAGGAGCGAGCAGGCCGATCGAAATGATCTTCCCGCCACCGTCGAACGACCTGGGCGATGAGACTTCAACCAGCGAGCCCGATGCTGGAACCTGA
- a CDS encoding ATP-binding cassette domain-containing protein, with the protein MTNPIVRVENVVKTFPKANVVALDGVSLEFEAGIVYGLLGPNGAGKTTLIRVLTTLLRADSGYAEVAGVDVAADPTSARTHIGLAGQYAAVDEYLTGRENVEMVGRLYNLSAVEARRRADEVLHGIHLADAADRAVRTYSGGMRRRLDLAASLVGKPKVLFLDEPTTGIDPQSRIDLWDLIEDLVSSGTTVLLTTQYLDEADQLADRIGVIDNGRLIAQGTGDQLKDQMGGSVIELHIAEEDRDDAIASLVDVSTEPAIFDNYRGSVRLPAPDGSQTLMKVVRRLDERGIGVQDVALHKPTLDDVFLKLTGRGAAEAEAETSASGKRRGRRRSN; encoded by the coding sequence GTGACCAATCCGATAGTTCGTGTCGAAAACGTCGTCAAGACGTTTCCAAAGGCGAACGTAGTGGCGCTCGATGGTGTGAGCCTCGAGTTTGAGGCCGGAATTGTCTACGGGCTGCTGGGGCCGAACGGTGCCGGAAAGACAACGCTGATTCGTGTTCTGACCACACTGCTGCGCGCCGACTCGGGCTATGCCGAGGTTGCCGGCGTCGACGTGGCGGCCGATCCCACGTCTGCCCGGACACACATCGGACTGGCCGGCCAGTACGCAGCCGTCGACGAATACCTGACGGGCCGTGAGAACGTTGAGATGGTGGGACGCCTCTACAACCTCTCCGCTGTCGAAGCGAGACGCCGAGCCGATGAAGTCCTGCACGGAATCCACCTCGCCGACGCCGCCGATCGTGCGGTTCGTACCTACTCGGGTGGCATGCGCCGCCGCCTCGACCTGGCGGCCTCGCTGGTCGGCAAGCCGAAAGTCCTGTTTCTGGACGAGCCGACCACCGGCATAGATCCGCAAAGCAGGATCGACCTTTGGGACCTGATCGAGGATCTGGTCTCCTCAGGAACCACCGTTCTGCTCACCACCCAGTACCTCGACGAAGCCGACCAACTGGCGGATCGCATCGGCGTGATCGACAACGGGAGGCTGATCGCACAGGGGACGGGAGATCAACTCAAGGATCAGATGGGTGGTTCGGTCATCGAACTGCACATCGCCGAGGAGGATCGGGACGACGCGATAGCGTCGCTGGTCGACGTATCGACCGAACCGGCGATCTTCGACAACTACAGGGGAAGCGTCCGGCTCCCTGCTCCGGACGGTTCCCAGACGCTGATGAAAGTCGTTAGGCGCCTCGATGAGCGGGGCATCGGCGTGCAAGACGTGGCACTGCACAAGCCCACCCTCGACGACGTGTTTCTGAAACTCACAGGACGCGGGGCGGCCGAGGCCGAGGCCGAGACATCGGCATCCGGGAAGAGACGGGGAAGGCGGAGGAGCAACTGA
- a CDS encoding molybdenum cofactor guanylyltransferase, with the protein MSSDGLPATNESVGPLGVILAGGASTRMGSDKALVEVDGEPMIERVARTLNLVCEDLLVVGRHGVLAGVPCVPDDHPGRLGPAAGVATALRAAAGRSVLVVAVDQPFVRVETLRFLAAMEQTTVPRDEVLQITCALFTSEVFGVITAAVDDRVPLWKVVRDKARIVDESEWRSWGEDGRSWFSVDTPASLVEGLKLFG; encoded by the coding sequence ATGAGTTCCGACGGCCTCCCGGCGACCAATGAGTCCGTTGGTCCTCTGGGCGTGATCCTGGCTGGCGGCGCGTCGACCCGGATGGGTTCCGACAAAGCCCTGGTCGAGGTGGATGGGGAGCCGATGATCGAACGGGTCGCCCGTACCCTCAACCTCGTCTGCGAGGACCTCCTGGTGGTCGGACGTCACGGCGTCCTCGCCGGTGTGCCGTGTGTTCCCGACGATCACCCCGGTCGACTGGGGCCCGCGGCCGGGGTGGCGACCGCCTTGCGGGCGGCCGCCGGGCGTTCGGTGCTCGTCGTCGCCGTTGACCAACCGTTCGTCCGGGTCGAAACGCTTCGATTCCTGGCTGCAATGGAGCAGACGACCGTCCCGCGAGATGAAGTCCTGCAGATCACCTGTGCGCTCTTCACGTCTGAGGTCTTCGGCGTGATTACGGCTGCGGTCGACGACCGAGTGCCGCTGTGGAAGGTAGTCCGCGACAAAGCCCGGATAGTCGACGAGTCCGAGTGGCGATCCTGGGGCGAAGACGGTCGCTCTTGGTTCAGCGTCGACACGCCGGCGAGTCTCGTCGAAGGCTTGAAGCTGTTCGGATAG
- a CDS encoding LLM class F420-dependent oxidoreductase: MSQVRIAVQIHPQHGTYEAIRSALSQAEEMGVDVAYNWDHFYPLYGEPDGAHFEAWTMLAAWAEQTERIQIGPLVTCNSYRNPELLADMARTVDHVSGGRLIFGIGSGWFERDYVEYGYEFGTAPSRLRDLGKALPRIEERWSKLNPAPTRKIPVLIGGGGEKVTLRLTARHADVWHFFPKNPEAMAHKMAILDKWCEVEGRDPEAVERSAGVHPHLLVEDLAKADAYADMGVQEITLGVGGPDFDLSGVQKWLEWRDRTNERLAG; this comes from the coding sequence GTGTCGCAGGTCCGCATAGCCGTACAGATTCACCCTCAGCACGGAACCTACGAAGCGATCCGCTCAGCGCTTTCTCAGGCGGAGGAAATGGGCGTCGACGTCGCATACAACTGGGACCACTTCTATCCGCTCTACGGTGAACCGGACGGCGCGCATTTCGAGGCCTGGACCATGCTTGCTGCATGGGCCGAGCAGACGGAGCGCATTCAGATCGGACCCCTCGTCACCTGTAACTCCTATCGCAACCCGGAGCTTCTGGCCGACATGGCGCGCACCGTCGACCATGTCTCCGGGGGCCGGCTGATCTTCGGCATCGGGTCGGGTTGGTTCGAGCGCGACTATGTGGAATACGGCTACGAGTTCGGAACCGCCCCGTCCCGGCTGCGCGATCTCGGTAAGGCGCTTCCCCGAATCGAGGAGCGGTGGTCGAAGCTCAACCCGGCGCCGACTCGCAAGATACCTGTCTTGATCGGCGGTGGCGGTGAGAAGGTCACGCTTCGGCTGACCGCCCGGCATGCCGATGTGTGGCATTTCTTCCCGAAGAATCCGGAAGCCATGGCTCACAAGATGGCGATTCTCGACAAGTGGTGTGAGGTCGAGGGGCGTGACCCCGAGGCCGTCGAGCGCAGCGCGGGCGTGCACCCACACCTTCTAGTTGAGGATCTCGCCAAGGCCGACGCCTATGCCGATATGGGTGTTCAGGAGATAACGCTCGGGGTTGGTGGGCCCGACTTCGACCTGAGTGGGGTTCAGAAGTGGCTCGAATGGCGGGATCGGACGAACGAACGTCTGGCCGGCTAG
- a CDS encoding pilus assembly protein TadG-related protein: MNERGSITFWILGLSIALLFLGGISVDLWRVMSDRRELAVVADSAAAAAASAIDVDHWRNAGEVRLLYDQAADLAESVVAQHVVAGELAAPIGVAVAGDTVQVTMTREVELTLLRILSAGDDPLVVRVVSTARATPSS; this comes from the coding sequence GTGAATGAGCGTGGATCGATTACGTTCTGGATACTGGGGCTGTCGATCGCCTTGTTGTTCCTTGGTGGCATCAGCGTCGATCTCTGGCGAGTGATGTCGGATAGACGGGAACTGGCGGTGGTGGCGGATTCCGCGGCCGCAGCGGCTGCGTCTGCGATTGATGTCGATCATTGGCGCAACGCAGGTGAGGTCCGCCTGCTCTACGACCAGGCTGCCGATTTGGCGGAGAGCGTCGTGGCCCAACACGTTGTAGCCGGCGAGTTGGCGGCTCCGATCGGCGTAGCAGTCGCTGGTGACACAGTGCAGGTGACGATGACGCGTGAAGTGGAGCTGACACTTCTCCGGATTCTCTCGGCAGGCGACGATCCGTTGGTGGTGCGGGTTGTTTCAACCGCGCGAGCCACACCATCTTCGTAG